In Bacteroidales bacterium, the genomic stretch ACTCTTCCATGGAGTGCGCTCCCTTGAAATTTTTATTCTTTCCCCGGCCGTTCATAAACTTATCCACCTTCTCAAGGGTGCGATTATAAACAGCCACTGTAAAGCCGTTTCGCTCCATGTTCAGCACCAGGTTCTCACCCATAACTGCCAGTCCGATCAGTCCGATATCTGCTTTTGCTTTCATTCTTTTTGCTTTAATTTTTTAATTGATTCTATGATGTTTCATTTTCACATACACTGATCCGACAGGACATCAAATCCCAGTTCCTCCAGGATGCCTCTTAACTCAGGATATCCCTGGAACAGCCGGACCGCAAAGGCAGGCGGTTCCCGTCGAAAGGGGTAATCGCCCCGTAAGATCTCAAAGTGATCCGGAGAGTTCCTGAAGCGTTGATCGTCCAGACCAATATCATAGCCTTTTCTGTATATATCCCATAAGAGCTCTGTAAGCCTGGAATCACCAGCATCGGCAAGTATCTCCGGATGGTCCGGAGCGGGGATACCGTCAGGGGCCCACAAATCCAGTCCCAGATCAAAGAATCGGCTGAGGGAACGAACCGACATGGTGGTGCCATTGGCCTTTCCATCCAGCGAATAACCTGCGATATGCGGGGTTGCCAGTGTAAGGATATCCAGCAGGTCCCTGTTAACGTCCGGTTCGTTTTCATATACATCCAGGATCACATCGGATAATATTCCCTCACGGATCCCTTCCGGAAGTGCCTCCTCATCCACCACGGCTCCTCGGGAAGAATTAAGCAGGATGGTCCCTTTATTCAGGGAAGAAATAAACTCCCTGTCCACCATATGGAAGGTGTTATCCACGCCCCCTTTGTTCAGAGGAACATGCAGGCTGATAATATCCGATTTTTCCTTCAACTCCTCCAGAGTGACAAACTCCGCACTGCCCTCTGCCCGCGTGCGGGGTGGATCATAAAGCAGCACTTTCATTCCAAGCGTCCTGCCTGCATGGGCTACTTTGCTTCCCACATTCCCGACACCGATGACCCCCAAGGAAAGTCCCCTGAGCTCGAAGCGGCGATGGACTGCCAGCCAGAGCAGGGCAGAGACCACATACTGCTCCACCGAAGAGGAGTTGCAGCCCGGGGCATTGGTCCAGCCGATCCCGTTCTCCGTGCAATAGGAGGTATCGATATGATCGTAACCGATGGTAGCCGATGCAATAAACCTGATTGAGGTCCCTTCCAGCAGCTCTCTGTTACACCGGGTACGCGTCCGTATAATTAAAGCATCGGCATCCAGGAGCTGCTTCCGGGAAATCTCACTACCGGGAAGATACTCCACCCTGGCTCTGTCCTCCAGCGCCCCTGCCAGGAAAGGGATTTTATGGTCGGCAACTATCTTAATCATCATCCTTCGTTTTGAACTTATCCTTCCAGGCCCATAATCCCAGTGCAGGATTTGAGATATAGTATACCTGCTCGCCGTCGGGCATGATATTAAATCCATCTCTCATGATCCGGGGATTATAACGGGCCCATGTCTCCTCCAGCTCAGCAAAGCCGTAGTTTACCGCTTCGATCTCCTGCCTTGATAAATGACCGGGGCAGTAAGTTACATGAAACCTCCCCTCCGTGGACCCGTGGATCAGGTGAGCCGCTGCACTCAGATTCTGCTTCAGATCGCTGTTCTCTTCCACGGCTTGTAATATTTCCGGAGTGGTCCGATAGGCGTATTTCCGGATCAGCCGGTCTATTTCAGCATCTTCGCCAAACTCTTTCAGGCCGGGTGCCAGAACCAGCAACTCTCCGCCATCGGCCATGGCCATCCGCGTCCTGTATATACTCTTGTTTCCCAGCCAGGTACTTTTAAATTCACCGGGCTCCAGGTATACCACCACCTTGGAAAGGGGTTCCTCCAGCATCTGGAAATTGACCTTCAGGGAGAGTGCGGAGGCTTTCAAAAAACACTCTTCATCATCCCCGATAAAGAGTCCGCGTACCACCAGATCACCGGAGTGGTTCCGGCCCACCACTGAAAGAATATAAACAATGGGAAGTCCAGCAGCAAAATGGTCCGAAGCATAGTTCAGCACTTCCCTGACCGGCGTTGAGGCCCGGCCCATAATTCGCTCCATCCCGAAAGCAGCTCCCAGGTAATGGCTCTTGTTGATCCCTTCCGGCCCGCCGGTCCCAACAAAAATATTCTTATTGTAATTGGCCATTCCTGTCACCTCATGGGGGACCACCTGCCCGATGGACAGGATCAGGTCGTGCCCGCCCTCCGACAGGAGCCTGTTGACCTGTGCAGGCCAGGAATAGCTGACCCTCCCCTCCGAAACTGTTTCAATAAAGGAGGGGGGCACCTCTCCCAGGGTAACGACATCCTTTCGCCAATCGTGAATCCTGAATAAGGATGGGGGCACCGCCCCATACATCCGGCTGATCTCCTCCCCGGTCATGGCCCGGTGTGTGCCCAGGGCCGGAAGCACATCGGTCAGGTGTCTGCCGAAATACTCCCAGGCGATCTCGGTCATCCGCCCTGCCATACTGTGAACCCTGGTTATATCAGGCGGCACGGCCAGAACCCTCTTCCTGGGACCGATTTTTTGAAATACACCGGTCAGAGCCTTTGCGATCGTCCGGTCTGTGAGCACCTCACCGGGTGCGCCCTGTTCAAAATAGATCATTCTACACTCCTCCAAATGCGTTGTATCCCCCGTCCACCGGGATACAGATTCCGGTAATAAAACGGCTCATATCCGATACGAGATAGAGCAGAGTGCCATTCAAATCGTCCGGCGCCCCAAACACCCCCATGGGAGTATTGGCAATAATCTTCTCCCCCCGGGGTGTCAGAGCGCCTGTATGTTCATCGGTAAGCAGGAAGCGGTTCTGATTGGTCAGGAAGAACCCGGGTGCTATGGCATTCACCCTCACCCCCACTCTGGCAAAATGGACCGCCAGCCATTCGGTAAAGTTATTAATGGATGCTTTGGCTGCCGAATAGGCCGGAATCTTCGTGAGCGGCTTATAGGCATTCATGGAGGAGATATTCAGAACCACCCCGCTCTGGCGCATGACCATATCCCTGGTAAAAACCATGGTTGGAAGAAGGGTTCCCGTGAAATTGAGCTGAAACACCTTTTGAAACCCCTCCAGTTCCAGTCCAAAAAATCCGTCCTCCAGATGATCCAGCTCCCCGACGGTAATCTGTTCCAGTAAGGTAGTGGCCTTTGGAGAATTCCCGCCTGCTCCGTTGATCAGAATATCGATCTCACCCAGCTCTCTCCTTATTTTTTCTCTCACCTTATCCAGGGAGTTCCTGTCCAGCACATCGGCCCTGAATCCATAACTTCTGATCCCCAGTTCGGCCGTAATACCAGAGGCTGCTTTCTTTGCGGCCCCTTCATCAATGTCCAGGATTACTGTAATGACCCCGGCTGCAGCAAGCCCCCTGGCCATGGAGGTCCCCAGCACTCCGCCGCCTCCCGTGATTACACATATTTTGTTCCTTAAGCCAAGCAATGCCGGATGTTCCATCTATTCAGAGGTATTAGTTTGATAAAAACGCAGATTTTCACGGGTGATAATATCAATGGGAAGCCACTGTTTCGCTTCAGGTTTCCGATTAAAAACCACCAGGTTAAACAGGGATAACAAACCCTTGTAGGCCTGTTCTTCAGGCTTTTGAGAAAGCAGGAAGTCGATACGTCCCAGTTTCAGATATTCGATATTTTCCGGAAGCAGGTCATAACCCACCAGCCGGACCCGGTCCCGCCCCGTTTCTTCCAGGAAACGGGCCACCTTATGGACCCTTGAATTGGTCACAAATAGTCCGGAAATATCATGAGCTGCACAAAGCCTGCCCAGCTCCTCCTTCAGCATAAGGTCATCGGCCCCATTCAGATCTATGCTCAGCAGATGTTTCCGTTTACCCTTCAAATGTGCAAAATGATCTCTGAATCCCCTCTCCCTCTCAATGATGTGAGCATAGTGCTCCTTTCTGGCAGACAAATTCACAATGGCCACATCCTTTTCTGGTTCCAATCCGTAAAGGACCAGCCGGGCAGCTACGTAACCGCTTTGATAAGCATCCTGCCCTACAAAACTGCTTACAAAGGCAGAGTCGAGCAGGGAGTTGAAGAGGATCACCGGAAGATTCGCAGCGGCGCAGCGGCCCAGGAATGCCATGGATTCTTCTGTAAAGACCGGGGCAAAAAGGACTCCCTCGGCCTTCTCATAAGGAAAACGATCCAGGATGGCCGTAAAACTCTCCCGGTCTACCTGGTCGAAGTAAAAAGGGTGAAGATGTATATGATTTTGGTCCAGCGCTTCAAGGGCCTGGCGGATCCCCTGTCGTGGCAGCTCCCAAAAGGTATGATCACTAACAACACCCGGCATCACCACAGCCAGGTGGATATCTCGCTTCATGGCCAGTGAACGGGCTGCAATATCGGGTTTGTAGTCGAACTGTTGCAACAGTTTCCGGACCTTCTCACGCGTGGAAGGAGATACCTCTCCGCGATTATGGATCACCCGGTCAACGGTTCCCACGGAAACCCTGGCAATTTCAGCAATATCCTTGATCCTGATCTTAGCCATATACCTTTTATTTCAACAGCCTGCGACAGGCATCCACCTGAAACTGTTCCGCTTTCGTGGACCAAAATTACGTATTTTTTTTAGGAAAAAGTCACTAAATTTCTTAATTTCGTGTCCGTACACGGAAATCCGTTAATCCTATGAAATTAGAGAAGTACTCCCTGGGAATAGGAGACAGGTTCGGTCAGCAGGGACCTGCCCAGCTAAAGGCCCTGATACAGGCCAGAGACCTGGGAATAGAAATGGTCCCGGTATGGAACAAATCAAACCGCGAACACCAGATCGTACGCTCCTCTCCAAAGGATACCCTCCTGGAGGCGGAGACTGCGGTCAGGGAGCTGAATTGGGAACACCCTTATTATGTGGATGCGGACCATATCAATCTGAAGACGGTGGACCCCTTCCTGGATTATGCCAACTTTTTCACCCTCGATGTGGCCGGTTCTATTGGTTCCGGGATCAAGGAGCATGAACTTAGGGAGTTCCTGGAAGTAGCTTCTGCCTATGCAGGAAAACTTGCCATACCCGGGATAAAGAAACCTTTTACAGTAAGCGAAAAACAGCTGATCAAGATCGCCGGGGATTTCCTGGCAGCGGTTCGTGAAGCGGAAGCCATTTATACCCGTATTGCCGGAAGCAAGGGAGCTGACAACTTTATTGCAGAGATCTCCATGGATGAAGTGGAAGAAGCTCAAACACCCGCTGAGCTGTTTTTCATCCTGATGATGATTAGTCATTATGAAATCCCGGCCCAGACCATCGCCCCGAAATTTACAGGCAGGTTTAACAAGGGGGTTGATTATGAGGGCGATGTTAAACGGTTCAGAAAAGAGTTTGAAGAGAACCTGCTGGTCATCGATTTTGCAGTGAAATCCTTCGGACTGCCACCAAACCTCAAGCTGAGTGTGCATTCGGGAAGTGACAAATTCACCATTTACCCCGTCATGGGTGAGCTGATTAAAAAACATAATGCAGGAATCCATGTGAAAACCGCCGGGACCACCTGGCTCGAGGAGCTCGTCGGACTGGCGATGGCCGGCGGGGATGCCTTGCAGATGGCCGGGGAAATCTATCGCAGTGCCTATGAAAGAAGGGAGGAACTGTGCGGACCTTACCAGGCCGTTATTGATATAGATGCTGCCACGCTGCCCGACCCGGAAGAGGTGCTGCATTGGAACAGTCAAAAATTCGCCACCACCCTCAGGCATATTCCCGGCCATCCCAACTACCATCCTGGCTTCCGTCAGCTGCTGCATGTGGGGTATAAGGTGGCTGCAGAGATGGGAGAGGTCTACCTGACCATGATCCGCTCACATGGCGAATTGATTGGCGAACAGGTAAGGAGCAATATTTTTGAAAGACACATACAAAGATTGTTTTAAGGGAACAGCCCATGAAGAAGTTTCTGGACAAAGATTTCCTGCTGGAGAGTGAAACAGCCCGAAGGCTCTACCACGAAGTGGCTGCCGGTATGCCCATTATTGACTATCACTGTCACCTGGATCCCGGACTGATTGCAGAAGATGCGAAATTTGAGAACCTGACTCAGGTCTGGTTGTCAGGGGATCATTACAAATGGAGAGCCATGCGTGCCAACGGGGTGGAGGAGCGATACTGCACGGGAGACGCCTCAGATGAGGAAAAATTCAAAAAATGGGCCGCCACGGTTCCCGACACCCTGCGAAACCCGCTTTATCACTGGACACACCTGGAACTGGAGCGCTATTTTGGTATCCGTGATCTGCTGAATGAGGAGAGTGCTCCCTTCATCTACCAGCAGGCAGGGGAATTGCTTCAATCGGATTCTTTCAGTGTGCGCAAGCTGATTCGGAAGATGAATGTGGAAGTGATTTGTACCACCGATGATCCTGTGGACTCTCTGGAGCACCATCGGAAGATCAGAGAGGATGGATTTGAAACCAGGGTACTTCCCGCCTGGAGACCTGACAAGTCTATGGCTGTGGAAGATCCGGCTGCATACAACCTTTACCTGGACAGACTGGAACAGGCTTCAGATACCTCCATTTCCTCCTATATGGATCTGCTGACCGCACTGCAGGAAAGACACGATTTCTTTCACCAGATGGGCTGCCGCCTTTCGGACCACGGTCTGGAAGTCTTCCATGCTGAAGAATTTGACCACCAGGACATTGAAAAGATTTTTCTAAAGATAAGAAAGGGACGAGCCCTGAATCAGCTGGAAGTGGAGCGTTTTAAGTCTGCCATGCTCATCGAACTGGCCGTCATGGATCATGAAACAGGCTGGACCCAGCAGTTTCATGTAGGTGCTATCCGGAATAATAACAGCCGCCGTTTCCTTGAACTGGGTCCCGACACCGGCTTCGATTCCATAGGAGATCTTTTAATGGCCAGGTCCATGTCCAGGTTCCTGGACCGTCTGGACCAGCAAAACCAACTGACAAAAACCATTGTTTACAACCTCAATCCAAGGGACAATGCCCTGATTCTTACCATGCTCAATAATTTCAACGATGGCCTGATTCCCGGGAAAATGCAGTTTGGTTCAGGATGGTGGTTTATGGATCAGAAATATGGAATGACCGAGCAGTTAAACACCCTCTCTACCCTGGGACTGCTTAGCCGGTTTGTGGGAATGCTGACCGATTCCAGAAGCTTTCTCTCCTACCCGCGCCATGAATATTTCCGCAGGATTCTCTGTAACCTTGTGGGTGGAGATGTGGAACGGGGTGAGATCCCGAACCAGGCTTCCCTGATTGATAATCTGGTAAAGAATGTGTGTTATTACAACGCAAAAGAGTATTTTGCGCTGAAGTAAACAATAAAGCCGTGGTTAATAAAACGATCAGATCGGTAGCCGTATGTCTGTTATTGCTGCTCTTTTTGATCCCTGTAAGATCGCAGGGCATAAAGGGCGAGATCCGGGATTTAAACGGTGATCCGGTTCCCTTCGCCGCCATTTTCATCAAGGAGCTGACCAGGGGAACAACCTGTAATGCACTGGGTTTATTCTCCTTACCACTTCCGGAAGGCAGTTACACCATCTTTTTCCGCAGCCTGGGTTATACAGAAGTCTCACGAAACGTTGAGCTTGGTTCGGAATTCATCGACCTGGTTATTGAGCTACCTCCCCAGACTTACATGATCCCGGAGGTCAGGATCAGCGCCTCGGGAGAGGATCCTGCTTACTGGATCATGCGAAAAACCATCGGACTGGCCAATTACCACCTGAATGAGGTGCTGAATTACCAGGCGGAGATTTATATCAAGGGAAGTGCTCTTCTGGAAAAACTGCCCAGGGCCATTGCGCGGAGAATAGAAGTAAATAACATCCGGGTAGAAGAGGGCGAAGCCTATATGCTCGAATCGCTCAACGAAGTGAAGTTTACGGCTCCCGATAAATACGAGATGCGGGTCATTGCTTCGCAAAACACCCTTCCGGGATACGCGGAAAACGTAAATCCCATGGATTATGTGAATGCCAGTCTCTATCAGCAGCAGATAGAAGGGATTATCTCTCCCCTGGCCCGGAACGCCTTTTCCTATTACCGCTTCAGGTTTGACGGGACCTTCCTGGAGGGCACCCATATTATCAACAAGATCAAGGTGACCCCCAAAAGAAAGAGTCTGCAATTATGTGAGGGCTACCTCTACGTGGTGGAGGATCTCTGGAGCCTGCATTCTGCAGATCTTTCTGTAAACACCATTGCAGGAACCGTAAAACTGAAGCAAATTTTTGCCAATGTGATAATGGATGCCTGGCTGCCGGTCAACCACCAGATCGGGGTGGATGTGGATATTGCCGGTGTCCTGGCCAGTGTGACCTATGTTTCCTCACTGAAGTATTCCGATGTTATTCTGAATCCCAACCTCCCTGAGGCCTATTTCACCAGTACAAAAGGGCTTGAAGAGGAAGAAGAACTGGCCGATGAAGAGCCTGTCTCCAGAGAGCAGGAGAAAATCAACGAACTAATTCAAAAGGAGGAGCTGACAAACCGGGATGTGCAACGTCTGTCCAGGCTCATGGAAAAAGAAGCGGCCAAATCCACACCGGAACCGGAGGGTGGTGACCTGAACCGGACCGGCACCACCTTTACGGTGGCTGACAGCGCGGTAAAGAACGATTCCCTCTACTGGAACGCTGTCCGTCCCATTCCGCTTACTCCCGAGGAGCATATTACCCTGAAGGTGAGGGATTCCATCATAGGTATTCAGAAAGCCTCTGTTCCTTCCGGATCTGACACCATCAGATCCACTCCGCACAGGCAGAAAAGATTCCGGGGTGTTCTCACGGGGCGCACTTATACCAAAAGCAGGGGAAGGCTGCGATTTACCCATGACGGACTGATCGACCTGGACCGGCTTGGATACAATACGGTGGACGGGCTCACCTATGGGCAGGGCTTTCATCTGAACTGGAAACCCGATACCATGCTGACTATGCGTTCCTTCTTCGCAGCGGAATATGCTTTCCAAAGAAAGGCTCCCATGATCACCTGGAACACAGACCTTTTATATGCGCCCCTGGCCCGTGGAAAGCTAGCCCTGTACCTGAATTACACCTCCTCTGATTTCAATGGTTTTTCGGGTATTCCAAAGGCCACCAACATGGTTTATACTCTTTTTTTCAGGGAGAATTATATGAAAAAATATGAGCAGATTGATGCCACCCTCTATAACCGGATCGATGTAGCCAATGGATGGGAGCTGAGCACATCGCTTAGCTATGGGCAGCAAAACAGCCTGGTCAATCATAGTGACTTCTCCTTTTTTCTCAGGAACAAAAAGGATTTCGACCCAAACATCCCCGGAGGTCTTCTGGCGGATGACCCCTCACTGGGAGACTTTCAGAAACTGATGGGGCTTTTGCGGATGGAATTCACACCCAAACAGCCTTACGAGGTCCGAACCTACAGAAAGGATCTGCGTCCATCTCCCTGGCCCACCTTCCTGCTCGAATACCGGCATGCCTTTCCCCTGGAAAATGAGGGATGGTCAGATTTCAGCCTGCTTTCAGCAGGAGTGACACATTCCGTCGAAACAGGGCTCTTATCCACCCTGGACTGGTCCCTGGGTTCCGGATACTTCCTCCATAAGGGAGCCATGCATTTTTCTGACTTCCGGCATTTCAAATCAAGTCCCCTCTACATCGATATAGCAGGCTTTGAAGATGCCTTGATGCTTTTGGATTATTACGAAGCCAGTACCTCCGAGTACTGGGTGCATGCAGATGCCAGGCTCACCTCTTCCTACCTGATGCTCAAGTTTCTTCCCTGGTTCAGTGAGCGGCTCTGGAAGGAGTCGCTGGGAGTCACTTATCTTTATACACCGCAGGCCCCTCACTACATTCAGATGGGCTACAGCCTGAACGAACTGTTCTTCCTGATGGATCTGGGCCTCTATGTAGGTTTCCAGGAGGGAGCCTACAAAGGCTTCGGAGCTCGTGTTAATTTCAGGTTTTAGAGACTTTCTGCATGAACCGTAAGCCGACCCTGATCCTGCTGCTCCTGCTTCTTTTTCCAGGAATCCATGCCCAGCCTGGGAATGAGATCGATTGGGAATATGAGATTGATCTGCTGGCCAGGGAACTGGCAGCGAAACACCCCGGGCTCTTGTCCGTCGAGCTTCAACAGGTTCTTGCAGCCATGGGAGATGCCCAGACCCAGGTCAATTACCATTTTCTGATAGACAAATTTAGGATTCTGCCCTTGGAATTATACTGGTTTGAGGACGGGATTTATGTCCTGGAGACCGATAAGCAGTATGAGCCTGCCCTGGGAAAAAAACTGACCGCTGTCAACGGCTTTCCCCTGGATACTGTAATTGATTCACTGGCCACCTTGCTGGACAATAATAACCAGTCTGTGCTGAAAAACAGCATTCCCCGCATGCTTACCTGGTATCAATTACCGGAGCACTTTGGTTTTGCCTCTAAAGAAAAGCTCACTTTAACTTTCAGTGGCAGTCCGGAGAAAACCCTCCATGTGGCGCTGCCCTGTAAACCGGGAGAGCTGGTGACGGTTCAGCCTCCATCGCTCCCCCTGGGGTGGCAGGATCAGAAAAGCTATTTCCGGGACCACTATTTTGAAAACGAGCATATCTACTACATCCAGTACAACCGCTGCTGAAGCCGGGAGGCAGAAGAGGATTACGGCTCGGGTGCGTCGGCCCTGTTTATGCCCTCCTTCAAAGAGTTTGAAAAACAGGTCATCCGGGTACTCAGGAAAAAAGAAATTGACAAGCTGGTATTTGATCTGCGCTTCAACGGGGGCGGACATTCCCGCCAGGGAACTGAATTTATAAGAAAAATATGCCGTTCGCTGCCTGAAAACAAGGGAGAGGTCT encodes the following:
- the uxaC gene encoding glucuronate isomerase, whose protein sequence is MKKFLDKDFLLESETARRLYHEVAAGMPIIDYHCHLDPGLIAEDAKFENLTQVWLSGDHYKWRAMRANGVEERYCTGDASDEEKFKKWAATVPDTLRNPLYHWTHLELERYFGIRDLLNEESAPFIYQQAGELLQSDSFSVRKLIRKMNVEVICTTDDPVDSLEHHRKIREDGFETRVLPAWRPDKSMAVEDPAAYNLYLDRLEQASDTSISSYMDLLTALQERHDFFHQMGCRLSDHGLEVFHAEEFDHQDIEKIFLKIRKGRALNQLEVERFKSAMLIELAVMDHETGWTQQFHVGAIRNNNSRRFLELGPDTGFDSIGDLLMARSMSRFLDRLDQQNQLTKTIVYNLNPRDNALILTMLNNFNDGLIPGKMQFGSGWWFMDQKYGMTEQLNTLSTLGLLSRFVGMLTDSRSFLSYPRHEYFRRILCNLVGGDVERGEIPNQASLIDNLVKNVCYYNAKEYFALK
- a CDS encoding DUF5686 and carboxypeptidase regulatory-like domain-containing protein, yielding MVNKTIRSVAVCLLLLLFLIPVRSQGIKGEIRDLNGDPVPFAAIFIKELTRGTTCNALGLFSLPLPEGSYTIFFRSLGYTEVSRNVELGSEFIDLVIELPPQTYMIPEVRISASGEDPAYWIMRKTIGLANYHLNEVLNYQAEIYIKGSALLEKLPRAIARRIEVNNIRVEEGEAYMLESLNEVKFTAPDKYEMRVIASQNTLPGYAENVNPMDYVNASLYQQQIEGIISPLARNAFSYYRFRFDGTFLEGTHIINKIKVTPKRKSLQLCEGYLYVVEDLWSLHSADLSVNTIAGTVKLKQIFANVIMDAWLPVNHQIGVDVDIAGVLASVTYVSSLKYSDVILNPNLPEAYFTSTKGLEEEEELADEEPVSREQEKINELIQKEELTNRDVQRLSRLMEKEAAKSTPEPEGGDLNRTGTTFTVADSAVKNDSLYWNAVRPIPLTPEEHITLKVRDSIIGIQKASVPSGSDTIRSTPHRQKRFRGVLTGRTYTKSRGRLRFTHDGLIDLDRLGYNTVDGLTYGQGFHLNWKPDTMLTMRSFFAAEYAFQRKAPMITWNTDLLYAPLARGKLALYLNYTSSDFNGFSGIPKATNMVYTLFFRENYMKKYEQIDATLYNRIDVANGWELSTSLSYGQQNSLVNHSDFSFFLRNKKDFDPNIPGGLLADDPSLGDFQKLMGLLRMEFTPKQPYEVRTYRKDLRPSPWPTFLLEYRHAFPLENEGWSDFSLLSAGVTHSVETGLLSTLDWSLGSGYFLHKGAMHFSDFRHFKSSPLYIDIAGFEDALMLLDYYEASTSEYWVHADARLTSSYLMLKFLPWFSERLWKESLGVTYLYTPQAPHYIQMGYSLNELFFLMDLGLYVGFQEGAYKGFGARVNFRF
- a CDS encoding LacI family DNA-binding transcriptional regulator, which gives rise to MAKIRIKDIAEIARVSVGTVDRVIHNRGEVSPSTREKVRKLLQQFDYKPDIAARSLAMKRDIHLAVVMPGVVSDHTFWELPRQGIRQALEALDQNHIHLHPFYFDQVDRESFTAILDRFPYEKAEGVLFAPVFTEESMAFLGRCAAANLPVILFNSLLDSAFVSSFVGQDAYQSGYVAARLVLYGLEPEKDVAIVNLSARKEHYAHIIERERGFRDHFAHLKGKRKHLLSIDLNGADDLMLKEELGRLCAAHDISGLFVTNSRVHKVARFLEETGRDRVRLVGYDLLPENIEYLKLGRIDFLLSQKPEEQAYKGLLSLFNLVVFNRKPEAKQWLPIDIITRENLRFYQTNTSE
- a CDS encoding tagaturonate epimerase family protein gives rise to the protein MKLEKYSLGIGDRFGQQGPAQLKALIQARDLGIEMVPVWNKSNREHQIVRSSPKDTLLEAETAVRELNWEHPYYVDADHINLKTVDPFLDYANFFTLDVAGSIGSGIKEHELREFLEVASAYAGKLAIPGIKKPFTVSEKQLIKIAGDFLAAVREAEAIYTRIAGSKGADNFIAEISMDEVEEAQTPAELFFILMMISHYEIPAQTIAPKFTGRFNKGVDYEGDVKRFRKEFEENLLVIDFAVKSFGLPPNLKLSVHSGSDKFTIYPVMGELIKKHNAGIHVKTAGTTWLEELVGLAMAGGDALQMAGEIYRSAYERREELCGPYQAVIDIDAATLPDPEEVLHWNSQKFATTLRHIPGHPNYHPGFRQLLHVGYKVAAEMGEVYLTMIRSHGELIGEQVRSNIFERHIQRLF
- the pdxB gene encoding 4-phosphoerythronate dehydrogenase PdxB: MKIVADHKIPFLAGALEDRARVEYLPGSEISRKQLLDADALIIRTRTRCNRELLEGTSIRFIASATIGYDHIDTSYCTENGIGWTNAPGCNSSSVEQYVVSALLWLAVHRRFELRGLSLGVIGVGNVGSKVAHAGRTLGMKVLLYDPPRTRAEGSAEFVTLEELKEKSDIISLHVPLNKGGVDNTFHMVDREFISSLNKGTILLNSSRGAVVDEEALPEGIREGILSDVILDVYENEPDVNRDLLDILTLATPHIAGYSLDGKANGTTMSVRSLSRFFDLGLDLWAPDGIPAPDHPEILADAGDSRLTELLWDIYRKGYDIGLDDQRFRNSPDHFEILRGDYPFRREPPAFAVRLFQGYPELRGILEELGFDVLSDQCM
- a CDS encoding SDR family oxidoreductase, translated to MEHPALLGLRNKICVITGGGGVLGTSMARGLAAAGVITVILDIDEGAAKKAASGITAELGIRSYGFRADVLDRNSLDKVREKIRRELGEIDILINGAGGNSPKATTLLEQITVGELDHLEDGFFGLELEGFQKVFQLNFTGTLLPTMVFTRDMVMRQSGVVLNISSMNAYKPLTKIPAYSAAKASINNFTEWLAVHFARVGVRVNAIAPGFFLTNQNRFLLTDEHTGALTPRGEKIIANTPMGVFGAPDDLNGTLLYLVSDMSRFITGICIPVDGGYNAFGGV
- a CDS encoding lactate racemase domain-containing protein, with the protein product MIYFEQGAPGEVLTDRTIAKALTGVFQKIGPRKRVLAVPPDITRVHSMAGRMTEIAWEYFGRHLTDVLPALGTHRAMTGEEISRMYGAVPPSLFRIHDWRKDVVTLGEVPPSFIETVSEGRVSYSWPAQVNRLLSEGGHDLILSIGQVVPHEVTGMANYNKNIFVGTGGPEGINKSHYLGAAFGMERIMGRASTPVREVLNYASDHFAAGLPIVYILSVVGRNHSGDLVVRGLFIGDDEECFLKASALSLKVNFQMLEEPLSKVVVYLEPGEFKSTWLGNKSIYRTRMAMADGGELLVLAPGLKEFGEDAEIDRLIRKYAYRTTPEILQAVEENSDLKQNLSAAAHLIHGSTEGRFHVTYCPGHLSRQEIEAVNYGFAELEETWARYNPRIMRDGFNIMPDGEQVYYISNPALGLWAWKDKFKTKDDD